A stretch of Desulfotalea psychrophila LSv54 DNA encodes these proteins:
- a CDS encoding cobyric acid synthase, whose protein sequence is MIKRKEHGGNLRKIKAEGAEQKIIDFSANINPLGPPEWLRPVISNELETLIHYPDPDCLEFCQAIAGHHGISEKRVVAGNGTAELLYALLRIIPSKRIVIPVPSYIDYYHAASQTGQEIVPVELSPENGFQLSLERLKKILRPGDLALIARPNNPTGLLPDTEQLADIIKSMPEVWFCLDEAFLDFIADEPSFAGRFENVITLNSMTKFYALPGLRLGYCSCSEELKVALHNALPPWTVNTLAQAVGKRLFADETYRQQSLAYAEAARRDCFQELSSLDALEVFPSRVNYHLCRLRDGGAVEPLRKRLLQAGFAIRPCENFSGLDRSYFRVAVRTHEENHLFFQALRTSLATVPSKKKREKRPTPALMLQGTCSNAGKSVLTAALCRILVQDGIKVAPFKAQNMSLNSFVTRDGREMGRAQVVQAQAACIDPHWRMNPILLKPNSDTGSQVIVQGRPVGNMSVGQYHRYKGQAWHKVQESYDELAAEYDTIILEGAGSPGEVNLKQHDIVNMRMAQHAQSPVLLVGDIDRGGVYASFVGIMEVLSQWERDLVAGFLVNRFRGDARLLSSAHDYLLQHTGRKVLGVVPYIHQLGIPEEDSVSFKSGALDSLPPIGDHVVISVLSLPHLSNFTDIEPFLTEPDVHIRIVTRVTELENSDAIIIPGSKNVLGDMRWLQEGGFVEYIKEFATDGGTVVGICGGYQMLGRKISDPHGVESARLSDEGLGILDIGTEIGEDKKLLRKTGHHISSQTAVHGYEIHHGISVGKSAPLFLFNDGSYCGHKAENLPVWGAYLHGMFDADDFRRLFIDDLRQKKGLSREGRVLAPYNLDGAFETLAKTVRESVDMDAIYHLLGL, encoded by the coding sequence ATGATTAAAAGAAAAGAACATGGCGGTAATCTCAGAAAAATAAAGGCCGAAGGTGCTGAACAAAAGATCATCGATTTCAGTGCCAATATAAACCCCCTGGGGCCCCCTGAATGGTTACGACCGGTGATCAGTAATGAGTTGGAAACGCTCATTCATTATCCCGATCCCGATTGTCTGGAGTTCTGCCAGGCCATTGCCGGGCACCATGGCATTTCCGAGAAGAGGGTGGTGGCGGGAAACGGCACAGCAGAGTTGCTTTATGCCCTTCTACGCATCATCCCCAGTAAGAGAATCGTTATTCCAGTACCCTCCTATATCGATTACTATCATGCGGCGAGTCAGACGGGGCAGGAGATTGTCCCCGTGGAGCTCTCCCCGGAAAACGGTTTTCAACTCTCTCTTGAGCGCTTAAAAAAAATTCTACGACCGGGTGATCTTGCCCTTATCGCCAGGCCTAACAATCCAACCGGCCTCCTCCCCGATACAGAACAGTTGGCAGATATTATCAAATCCATGCCAGAGGTATGGTTCTGTCTGGACGAGGCATTTTTGGATTTTATCGCAGACGAGCCAAGCTTTGCCGGCCGATTTGAAAATGTCATTACCCTCAACTCAATGACAAAGTTTTATGCCCTACCCGGCCTGCGTCTGGGATATTGTAGCTGTTCTGAAGAATTAAAAGTGGCCCTGCATAATGCCCTACCGCCCTGGACGGTCAACACTCTGGCCCAAGCCGTGGGTAAACGCCTTTTTGCCGATGAGACCTATAGGCAACAGAGCCTCGCCTATGCGGAGGCTGCCCGCAGGGATTGTTTTCAGGAGCTGAGTTCACTAGATGCCCTGGAGGTTTTTCCCTCCCGGGTCAACTACCATCTCTGCCGTCTGCGAGATGGTGGGGCGGTTGAGCCTCTCAGGAAAAGACTGCTTCAGGCCGGCTTTGCCATTCGTCCATGTGAGAATTTTAGTGGACTGGACAGGAGCTATTTTCGTGTTGCCGTCCGCACCCATGAGGAAAACCATCTCTTCTTCCAAGCCCTGCGTACCTCGCTGGCAACAGTACCGAGCAAAAAAAAGAGAGAAAAGAGACCCACACCAGCTCTAATGCTCCAAGGCACCTGTTCCAATGCTGGGAAATCGGTACTCACCGCCGCCCTCTGCCGTATCCTTGTCCAGGATGGAATTAAGGTAGCCCCATTTAAGGCGCAGAATATGTCACTAAACTCCTTTGTCACCCGCGACGGCAGGGAAATGGGCCGAGCCCAGGTGGTACAGGCCCAAGCAGCCTGTATTGATCCCCATTGGCGAATGAATCCTATTCTCTTAAAGCCAAATTCTGATACGGGCAGTCAGGTGATCGTTCAGGGAAGGCCTGTGGGCAATATGAGCGTAGGTCAGTACCATCGCTATAAGGGTCAGGCCTGGCATAAGGTACAGGAATCCTACGATGAACTGGCGGCGGAATATGATACCATCATCCTTGAGGGTGCTGGCTCGCCGGGAGAGGTGAACCTGAAGCAACATGACATTGTCAATATGCGTATGGCCCAACATGCTCAATCTCCTGTTCTTCTGGTAGGGGACATTGACCGGGGTGGAGTATATGCCTCCTTTGTGGGTATCATGGAGGTACTTTCCCAGTGGGAACGTGACCTAGTTGCCGGTTTTCTGGTAAACCGTTTTCGGGGCGATGCCCGCCTTCTCTCTTCAGCCCACGATTATCTCCTTCAGCATACGGGCAGAAAGGTTCTTGGGGTTGTCCCCTATATTCATCAGCTCGGTATTCCAGAAGAAGACTCTGTCTCCTTTAAATCCGGGGCCCTTGACAGTCTGCCACCTATTGGCGACCATGTGGTAATCTCTGTTCTTTCTCTGCCGCATCTCTCTAATTTCACAGATATAGAGCCCTTTTTAACCGAACCAGATGTCCACATCAGGATCGTTACGAGAGTTACTGAGCTTGAGAACAGCGATGCAATCATTATTCCCGGCTCAAAAAATGTGCTTGGGGATATGCGCTGGTTACAGGAGGGAGGCTTTGTTGAATATATTAAGGAGTTTGCCACAGATGGTGGCACCGTAGTTGGTATATGCGGCGGCTATCAAATGCTGGGGAGAAAAATTTCAGACCCCCATGGGGTAGAGTCTGCCCGCCTCAGCGATGAAGGGCTTGGCATTCTTGATATTGGCACCGAGATAGGAGAGGACAAGAAATTATTACGTAAAACCGGTCATCATATATCCTCACAAACAGCCGTCCACGGCTATGAAATTCATCATGGCATTTCTGTTGGTAAAAGCGCCCCTCTCTTTCTCTTTAATGACGGGTCCTACTGTGGTCACAAGGCAGAGAATCTGCCCGTCTGGGGGGCCTATCTCCATGGTATGTTT
- the cobS gene encoding adenosylcobinamide-GDP ribazoletransferase, translating to MVLDQLKKNCHIFCVALRFLTILPVRWWAGDDAKYFNKTPPFFPLVGLVIGLLAVIVVCLSSILLPQPVVAALLLVFFAGISGFLHLDGLADSCDGLLSARPAERSLEIMKDSNTGAMGLVGVVLLMIVKYASLASISPLHLAFAALLIPVAGRCAMLMAMATQRYCRPEGGLGALFYSPNSLRLGILATAFLFCLLSLISLKFALISLLVICAGVYLFGRFCKSRIGGATGDTLGAITEISEMLMALLFSMNFIAG from the coding sequence ATGGTGCTTGATCAGCTCAAAAAAAACTGCCATATATTTTGTGTGGCCCTTCGTTTTCTCACCATTCTGCCTGTGCGGTGGTGGGCGGGGGATGATGCAAAGTACTTTAACAAGACACCTCCTTTTTTTCCTCTGGTAGGTCTTGTTATCGGTCTGCTGGCGGTTATTGTGGTCTGCCTCAGTTCCATACTCCTGCCCCAGCCCGTTGTGGCTGCTCTGCTCCTGGTCTTCTTTGCCGGGATATCAGGATTTTTGCATCTGGATGGTCTGGCAGATAGCTGTGATGGCCTGCTCTCAGCCCGTCCTGCTGAACGCAGTCTGGAAATCATGAAGGACAGTAATACCGGGGCAATGGGACTTGTCGGCGTTGTTTTGCTGATGATTGTCAAGTACGCCAGCCTGGCCTCCATATCTCCCCTCCACCTTGCATTCGCCGCCCTGCTCATCCCCGTGGCTGGACGTTGCGCCATGCTTATGGCAATGGCAACTCAGCGTTACTGTCGCCCGGAAGGTGGTTTGGGAGCTCTCTTTTATTCCCCCAACAGCTTGCGTTTAGGCATCCTGGCAACGGCTTTTCTCTTCTGCCTGCTCTCTCTTATCTCCCTGAAATTTGCTCTTATTTCCCTCCTTGTGATATGCGCGGGCGTCTATCTCTTCGGCCGTTTTTGTAAGAGTCGAATTGGTGGGGCAACGGGGGATACCTTGGGCGCTATCACTGAAATTTCAGAGATGCTTATGGCGTTACTTTTTTCTATGAACTTTATTGCAGGTTAA
- the cobT gene encoding nicotinate-nucleotide--dimethylbenzimidazole phosphoribosyltransferase — protein MSLLDRTLLEIFPQDSDSRDAAKARLDNLVMPHWALGDLMDLAIDLAGMQRTIKPLVDKRAIVTMAGDHGVAAEGVSKFPAEVTVQMVHAIIGGSAGVNALARSAGADVFVVDMGVNADLRDLVEQKKLINKKVGLGTGNIAKGPAMSRAMAVRAVEGGIDVAFALSTKYNIIGTGEMGIGNTTPSAAIAAVCTGKTVEEITGRGSGLNDAELQTKIDIIKKSIEINKPNSKDGLDILAKVGGFEIGGIAGLIIGCAAKKIPVVVDGYISTAGALIAAKIEPFVRDYLIFAHRSVEPGHVHMQEFLGCKRPLLDLNFRLGEGTGAAMAMNLVDGAKAILTDMSTFDEIAVTAPEK, from the coding sequence ATGAGCTTGCTCGACAGAACTTTACTGGAAATTTTCCCTCAGGATTCAGATAGCCGCGATGCGGCAAAGGCCCGACTTGATAATCTTGTTATGCCCCACTGGGCCCTGGGAGATTTGATGGACCTGGCTATTGATCTTGCCGGAATGCAGAGAACAATAAAACCACTGGTGGACAAGAGAGCCATTGTTACCATGGCAGGCGATCATGGGGTGGCAGCCGAGGGTGTGAGTAAGTTTCCGGCCGAGGTAACCGTTCAGATGGTGCATGCCATTATTGGCGGGTCCGCAGGCGTCAACGCCCTTGCCCGCTCGGCCGGTGCCGATGTCTTTGTGGTTGATATGGGCGTTAATGCCGATCTCAGGGATCTGGTTGAACAGAAAAAACTGATCAATAAGAAGGTGGGTCTTGGTACAGGTAATATTGCCAAGGGGCCGGCAATGAGCCGGGCCATGGCGGTACGGGCTGTGGAGGGAGGAATCGACGTAGCCTTTGCCCTCAGTACCAAATATAATATCATTGGTACTGGTGAGATGGGGATTGGCAATACAACCCCATCTGCTGCCATTGCGGCTGTTTGTACCGGAAAAACCGTGGAAGAGATAACCGGTCGTGGCTCAGGACTCAACGATGCGGAGCTGCAGACCAAGATTGATATTATCAAAAAAAGCATTGAAATCAATAAACCAAACAGCAAGGACGGGCTGGACATTCTTGCCAAGGTCGGTGGTTTTGAAATAGGTGGTATCGCAGGGCTTATCATTGGTTGTGCCGCCAAGAAAATTCCTGTGGTTGTGGATGGCTACATCAGTACTGCAGGTGCCCTTATTGCCGCCAAAATAGAACCCTTTGTTAGGGACTATCTCATCTTTGCCCACCGTTCCGTAGAACCGGGCCATGTCCATATGCAGGAATTTCTTGGCTGTAAGCGTCCCCTCCTCGATCTCAACTTTCGCTTGGGAGAGGGAACAGGTGCTGCCATGGCTATGAATCTTGTGGACGGTGCCAAAGCGATACTGACCGACATGTCGACCTTTGACGAGATAGCAGTGACTGCTCCTGAAAAGTAA
- the cobU gene encoding bifunctional adenosylcobinamide kinase/adenosylcobinamide-phosphate guanylyltransferase, with protein MAELILVTGGSRSGKSSFALDLAEKKSERRIFVATCPVVDGELTERVRLHKEERLGRGWTTCEEELDLARAIATSNGEDGVVLIDCLTLWINNLMFFHEQDGKAFSTEQLRKQCQFFLAEVELLSGTVICVTNEVGLGIVPDNALARRYRDLVGICNQLIAENASEVYLVTCGISQQIK; from the coding sequence ATGGCAGAACTTATACTGGTAACGGGTGGCAGTCGGAGTGGTAAGAGCAGTTTTGCCCTTGATCTTGCCGAAAAAAAATCGGAGAGACGAATCTTTGTCGCTACCTGTCCTGTGGTGGACGGTGAATTGACGGAACGGGTTCGTCTCCATAAAGAGGAACGGCTTGGCAGAGGATGGACTACCTGTGAAGAGGAGCTTGATCTTGCCCGGGCTATTGCGACTTCAAACGGCGAGGATGGTGTTGTTCTCATTGACTGCCTCACCCTTTGGATAAATAATCTAATGTTTTTCCATGAACAGGATGGGAAAGCCTTCTCCACCGAGCAACTCCGAAAGCAGTGCCAATTTTTTTTAGCCGAGGTAGAGCTCCTTTCCGGCACGGTGATCTGTGTCACCAATGAGGTTGGGCTTGGTATTGTCCCGGATAACGCCCTGGCTCGCAGATACCGGGATTTGGTGGGCATCTGTAATCAGCTTATTGCCGAAAACGCCTCTGAAGTTTACCTTGTAACCTGCGGAATATCACAGCAAATAAAATAG